The proteins below come from a single Acanthopagrus latus isolate v.2019 chromosome 4, fAcaLat1.1, whole genome shotgun sequence genomic window:
- the LOC119017527 gene encoding leucine-rich repeat-containing protein 4C-like, whose protein sequence is MLNTMISSLQRQTMRGRRLKGALSNPLFVLLLALQILVVAGLVRAQTCPSVCSCSNQFSKVICTRRSLRDVPDGISTNTRYLNLQDNLIQVIKVDSFKHLRHLEILQLSKNHIRSIEIGAFNGLASLNTLELFDNRLTTIPNGAFEYLSKLKELWLRNNPIESIPSYAFNRVPSLRRLDLGELKRLSYISDGAFKDLSNLRYLNLGMCNLKEIPNILPLVRLEELEMSGNQISVIKPSAFTGLVNLQKLWMMHAQIQTIERNSFDDLQSLVELNLAHNNLTFLPHDLFTPLHRLERVHLHHNPWNCNCDILWLSWWLKEAVPANTSCCARCHTPTVFKGRYIGELDHSYFQCDVPVIVEPPSDLNVTEGMGAELKCRTSSLTSISWLTPNGSLVTHGAYKVRLSVLNDGTLNFTSVTMQDTGTYTCMVSNTAGNISASAVLNVTSVENSGVTYFTTVTVETIETPGDDSQTPLPPFGWVSSSTTKGTPVSTRTTERTYTIPVLDRDGEEALNGLDEVMKTTKIIIGCFVAITLMAAVLLVIFYKMRKQHNQQDPDGPASSMEVITVEEELAGVAAMERHLSLPPLEHYNHYNTYKSTYHHPPMLSTIHSSATQEPLLIQACSKDNVQETQI, encoded by the coding sequence ATGCTGAACACAATGATCTCCTCCCTCCAGCGCCAGACAATGAGAGGTCGTAGGCTGAAGGGGGCGCTGTCCAACCCCCTCTTTGTGCTGCTTTTGGCCCTTCAGATCCTGGTGGTGGCTGGACTGGTTCGTGCTCAGACCTGTCCCTCCGTCTGCTCATGCAGTAACCAGTTCAGCAAAGTCATATGCACCCGCCGCAGTCTACGAGACGTCCCAGATGGCATTTCCACCAACACTCGCTACCTGAACCTCCAGGACAACCTCATTCAGGTCATCAAGGTGGACAGTTTCAAACACCTGCGCCATCTGGAGATCCTGCAGCTGAGCAAGAACCACATCCGCAGCATTGAAATTGGCGCCTTCAATGGGCTGGCCAGTCTCAACACCTTGGAGCTCTTTGATAATCGGCTCACGACAATCCCCAATGGAGCATTTGAGTACTTGTCAAAGCTGAAAGAATTGTGGCTACGGAACAACCCCATCGAAAGTATACCATCGTATGCCTTCAACCGGGTCCCCTCGCTTCGAAGGCTGGATCTAGGCGAGCTCAAGCGTCTCTCCTACATTTCTGACGGAGCCTTCAAGGACTTGAGCAACCTGCGCTACCTGAACCTGGGAATGTGCAACCTCAAGGAGATCCCCAACATCTTACCTTTGGTCAGGCTCGAAGAGCTTGAAATGTCAGGAAACCAGATCTCTGTTATCAAACCCAGCGCATTTACAGGATTAGTCAACCTCCAGAAGCTGTGGATGATGCATGCCCAGATCCAGACGATCGAGAGGAATTCTTTTGATGACCTTCAGTCACTGGTGGAGCTCAACTTGGCTCACAACAACCTTACCTTTCTACCACATGACCTCTTCACACCATTGCATCGTCTGGAGCGGGTCCATCTCCATCACAACCCTTGGAACTGCAACTGTGATATCTTGTGGCTCAGCTGGTGGCTGAAGGAGGCAGTGCCTGCCAATACCAGCTGCTGCGCCCGCTGCCATACCCCTACAGTCTTTAAAGGTCGCTACATCGGGGAATTGGACCACAGCTACTTCCAGTGTGATGTTCCTGTCATTGTGGAGCCACCCAGCGACTTAAATGTGACAGAAGGCATGGGTGCAGAGCTTAAATGTCGTACAAGCTCGCTGACATCCATCAGCTGGCTTACACCAAACGGCTCGTTGGTGACACATGGGGCTTATAAGGTGCGTTTGTCTGTTCTCAATGATGGGACACTGAACTTTACGAGCGTCACAATGCAGGACACTGGGACTTACACCTGTATGGTTAGCAACACAGCAGGCAACATTTCTGCCTCCGCTGTGCTTAATGTCACCTCTGTGGAAAACAGCGGGGTGACCTATTTTACCACAGTCACCGTGGAGACCATTGAGACCCCGGGGGATGACAGCCAAACACCACTTCCACCATTCGGCTGGGTTTCATCCTCAACGACAAAAGGTACTCCTGTATCTACAAGGACCACAGAGCGGACTTACACCATTCCAGTCCTCGATCGGGACGGAGAGGAAGCCCTCAACGGCCTGGATGAGGTGATGAAAACTACCAAGATCATCATCGGCTGCTTTGTGGCCATCACTCTTATGGCTGCTGTTCTGCTGGTTATTTTCTACAAGATGAGGAAGCAGCATAATCAGCAGGATCCTGATGGCCCTGCCTCCTCCATGGAGGTCATTACCGTGGAAGAAGAGCTAGCTGGTGTTGCTGCCATGGAGAGACACCTTTCTCTGCCCCCTCTGGAGCACTACAACCACTACAACACCTACAAGAGCACTTACCACCACCCACCAATGCTCAGTACCATACACAGCTCAGCCACACAGGAACCTTTACTGATTCAAGCCTGCTCAAAAGACAATGTACAAGAGACCCAAATCTGA